The genome window CCGAAAAAAGCGGTGGCCACGGCCGGGCGCCTGCCGAGACGAACCGCGGCCAGGACCACGGCCAACAGGTAGAACATGACCATGTTGGTCGGCACCAGAACGGAGCGGAACATCTCACAGACCAGAGTCACCGCAGCAACCAGGACGAGACTGCCGGTATAGCCAGCCAGATTGAACGGCTGTCTCGGTTTTGCAGCCATTTTTACCGGGGCAGATACAGGCGCTGCGAAACTGACTACCATCACGTCAATGGAGCCGCTCTGGCGGATGATACGATGCACCAACGGCGGGCTGACAATCTCTTGCCAGCGTGAACGATGGGGCTTGCCCATGACGATCTTGGTGATGTTGTGCCGCCTGGCAAAATCGACCACCGCATCGGTCACCGAAGGTGCCGTCACCGTTGCCACCTCTGCGCCCAGGCTCTCTGCCTGCCGGAGGTCCCGCCAGACCCGCTCCCTGTTTTCATGTGCATGCCGGCCACCGTCGGGTGTCTCGACGTACAGGGTCATCCAGCCTGCCTTCAGTTCGTCGGCCAGGCGCCGGGTGGCGCGGATCAGGGTGTCGCTGTTCGGGCTGCCGCTGACACAGGCCAGGAGACGTTCCGCTGTCGGCCAGGGCCCGGCGATGGACTGCCTCTCCATGTAGGCCCGCATCTGGTCGTCGACGCGGGCGGCTGCCCGCCGCATGGAAAGCTCCCGCAGAGCGAGCAGGTTGCCGGGGCGGAAAAAGGTCTCCATGGCGCGGGCCGCCTGCTCGGGGATATAGACCTTCCCTTCACGCAGGCGCTGCAGCAGGTCATCGGGAGAGATATCGACCAGTCGGATCTCTGCAGCCTCGTCCAGGAGCCGATCGGGCACGGTTTCCCGCATGACGATGCCGGTGATCTGAGCGACCACATCGTTGAGGCTTTCAAAGTGCTGGACATTCAGGGTGGTGTAGACATCGATGCCGGAAGCCAGCAACTCAGCCACGTCCTGCCAGCGCTTCTCGTGGCGGCAGCCGGGTGCGTTGGTGTGGGCCAGTTCGTCAACCAACACGATCTGCGGCTTGCGGGCCAGCACCGCATCGATGTCCAGCTCAGTCAACACGACCCCCTGGTAGCTGACCCGGGCCTTGGGGATGATTTCCAGTGCCGATAGCGCCAGAAGCGAGTCTGTCTCGAATCGGCCGTGGGACTCCACATAGCCGACCACCACGTCACAGCCTTCGAGCTTACGTTGCTCGGCAGCCTCAAGCATGGCATAAGTCTTCCCCACGCCGGCCGCATAGCCGAGAAAGATCTTCAGTTTGCCCCGTCCCTGTTCCGCTTCTTCGGCCTGGGCTCGTTTCAGCAGGATTTCGGGAGAAGGGCGATTGTCGTCGCCTTGATCGGTCATGGGGTCAGCTTATCCAATACACCGTTGACTGCAAGCACATTCACCCGCGATTCGCCGAAAATGCCGAGCAAACGGTTCTCGGTATGGACTGCAACAATGCGTTGCAGTTCCTCCTCGCTCAGGTTGCGGGCTCTGGCAATGCGCGGAACCTGCATCAGAGCCGCTGCGGGTGAAATGTGGGGATCGAGGCCGCTGGCAGATGCCTGGACCATCTCGGCGGGTATCGTTCCTGAGATGCCCGCCGACCGCAGGGACTTGACCCGGTAGGCAACGGTCTGCAGGTAGGCCGGGTTGGTGGGGCCGGCATTGGAACCGCCCGAGCCTGCGGGATTGTAGGCACTGTCAGGAGTAGTCGACGGCCGTGGCCAGAGATACTTCGGATCGGAAAAGGGCTGGCCGATGAGTGCCGAACCGATTTCGCGGCCATTCGCGCCGGTGATGAAGCTTCCCTGGGCCTGGTGCGGGAAGACAACGGCGGCAACGCCGGTAACCACTGCGGGATAGAGACCACCGCAGATGACGGTGAGCAGGAAAAAAAGCAGCAGCGCAGATTTCAGGTCTTTCATTGATCAATTCCCCCCTCCCCCCTCTTGCCCCAAGAGGGGGAGATGTTCGCCTCGAGCTACTCCCCTTTTCTCCACTGCTACAGTAACATCCCCACACACAGGTCGATCCCCTTGATTCCTACGAACGGCACGATAATCCCCCCTACCCCATAGATGAGGAGGTTGTGGATCAGGAGCCTTTCGGCCGGCAGCGGGCGGAATCTGGTCCCCTTGAGCGCCAGCGGCACCAGCATCGGGATGATGACGGCATTGAAGATGACCGCCGACAGGATGGCGCTGTAGGGGCTTGCCAGGTGCATCACGTTGAGCACTCCCAGCTGCGGATAGATGGAAAGCAGGGCCGCAGGGATGATGGCGAAGTATTTGGCGATGTCGTTGGAGATGCTGAAGGTGGTCAGGTTACCCCGCGTCATGAGGATCTGTTTACCCACCTCGACGATATCCAGCAGTTTGGTCGGGTTGCTGTCCAGGTCGATGATGTTGGCTGCCTCGCGAGCCGGCTGGGTGCCGGTATTCATGGCAACCGCCACATCTGCCTGGGCCAGGGCCGGGGCATCGTTGGTGCCGTCGCCGGTCATGGCCACCATGAATCCCGCCTCCTGGTTGTCCCTGATCAGGCGCAGCTTGTCCTCCGGCTTTGCCTGGGCCAGGAAGTCGTCCACCTGTGCCTCGGCGGCGATGGCCGCTGCGGTGAGCGGATTGTCGCCGGTGATCATCACGGTCCTGATTCCCATGCTGCGCAGTTGCAGGAAGCGCTCCTGGATGCCCGCCTTGACGATGTCCTTCAGGTTGACGACCCCCACGATCTCCCTGTCGCAACTGACCACCAGCGGCGTGGCCCCGGCCCGGGCGATCTTGTCCACGATCTCGGCGAGTTTGTCGGGGATGGCCTTCGCTCCCTGCTGCTTCACAAAGGCGACCAGGGAATCGGACGCCCCCTTGCGGTACTGCTGCCCGCCGAGATTGAGCCCCGATAGGCGGGTATCGGCGCTGAAAACGATCGGTTCGGCATCGGCAGGAAGCTCCTCCGCCTGTAGACCGTACTGTTGCACGGCAAGCGTCACGATGCTGCGCCCCTCCGGGGTTTCGTCGGTCAGTGATGCCATCAGAGCGGCTTCGGCGACCTCCCGTTCGTTATGTCCTCCCACCGGGACAAAGGCGACCGCCTCCCGGTTGCCGTAGGTAATGGTGCCGGTCTTGTCCAAGAGGAGCACGTTCACATCGCCCGCCGCCTCGATGGCCCGGCCGGACAGGGCGATGACGTTCTTCTGGAAGAGCCGGTCCATGCCGGCGATACCGATAGCGGGCAGGAGCGCGGCGATGGTGGTGGGAGCAAGACAGACAAAGAGCGCCACCAGCACGGTGAGCGATATGGGAGACCCCTGCCCGGTAGCCTTGACGCTATAAATGGAAAGGGGGCTGATATTGGCGCAGACCAGCAGGAAGACCAGGGTCAGGGCGATCAGCAGCACCTCCAGGGCGATCTCGTTAGGGGTCTTGCGCCGTTTGGCCCCTTCGATCAGGCCGATCATCCGGTCGAGAAAGGTCTCGCCCGGATTGGCGGTTATCCGGACGATGATGGCATTGGCGATGACCGTGGTCCCCCCGGTCACCGCGCTCCGGTCGCCGCCGGACTCGCGCACCACCGGCGCAGACTCGCCGGTGACCGCCGACTCGTTCACCAGCGCCGCACCCGTCACCACGTCGCCGTCGCCTGCTATCACATCGTTTGCCTCCACCAGGACCAGGTCACCCTTTCGGAGCTGGCCGGCGCCTACCGTCGTAAAAGAGCTCCCGAATTCCGGCTTGACAAGGAGCTTAGCGGTCACCTCGGCACGTGAACTCCGCAGCGACGCAGCCCTCGCCTTGCCACGCCCCTCGGCCAGCGCCTCGGCAAAGGTCGAAAAGATAACGGTAAGCCAGAGCCAGAGGGAAACGGTACCGGTGAACCAGGCCGGCTCGCGATTGACGCCGGAAAGAGACATGATAAAGGTCACCACGGTGATGACGCTGGCGATCTCCACACAGAGCATGACCGGGTTATGCCAGAGGACGCGGGGATCGAGTTTCTTCAGGGCTTGGACAAAAGCGGGGCCCATGATCCGCGGATCG of Geobacter sp. contains these proteins:
- the kdpC gene encoding potassium-transporting ATPase subunit KdpC, with the protein product MKDLKSALLLFFLLTVICGGLYPAVVTGVAAVVFPHQAQGSFITGANGREIGSALIGQPFSDPKYLWPRPSTTPDSAYNPAGSGGSNAGPTNPAYLQTVAYRVKSLRSAGISGTIPAEMVQASASGLDPHISPAAALMQVPRIARARNLSEEELQRIVAVHTENRLLGIFGESRVNVLAVNGVLDKLTP
- the kdpB gene encoding potassium-transporting ATPase subunit KdpB, which produces MSKHAPQPISIFDPRIMGPAFVQALKKLDPRVLWHNPVMLCVEIASVITVVTFIMSLSGVNREPAWFTGTVSLWLWLTVIFSTFAEALAEGRGKARAASLRSSRAEVTAKLLVKPEFGSSFTTVGAGQLRKGDLVLVEANDVIAGDGDVVTGAALVNESAVTGESAPVVRESGGDRSAVTGGTTVIANAIIVRITANPGETFLDRMIGLIEGAKRRKTPNEIALEVLLIALTLVFLLVCANISPLSIYSVKATGQGSPISLTVLVALFVCLAPTTIAALLPAIGIAGMDRLFQKNVIALSGRAIEAAGDVNVLLLDKTGTITYGNREAVAFVPVGGHNEREVAEAALMASLTDETPEGRSIVTLAVQQYGLQAEELPADAEPIVFSADTRLSGLNLGGQQYRKGASDSLVAFVKQQGAKAIPDKLAEIVDKIARAGATPLVVSCDREIVGVVNLKDIVKAGIQERFLQLRSMGIRTVMITGDNPLTAAAIAAEAQVDDFLAQAKPEDKLRLIRDNQEAGFMVAMTGDGTNDAPALAQADVAVAMNTGTQPAREAANIIDLDSNPTKLLDIVEVGKQILMTRGNLTTFSISNDIAKYFAIIPAALLSIYPQLGVLNVMHLASPYSAILSAVIFNAVIIPMLVPLALKGTRFRPLPAERLLIHNLLIYGVGGIIVPFVGIKGIDLCVGMLL
- a CDS encoding DUF4118 domain-containing protein — translated: MTDQGDDNRPSPEILLKRAQAEEAEQGRGKLKIFLGYAAGVGKTYAMLEAAEQRKLEGCDVVVGYVESHGRFETDSLLALSALEIIPKARVSYQGVVLTELDIDAVLARKPQIVLVDELAHTNAPGCRHEKRWQDVAELLASGIDVYTTLNVQHFESLNDVVAQITGIVMRETVPDRLLDEAAEIRLVDISPDDLLQRLREGKVYIPEQAARAMETFFRPGNLLALRELSMRRAAARVDDQMRAYMERQSIAGPWPTAERLLACVSGSPNSDTLIRATRRLADELKAGWMTLYVETPDGGRHAHENRERVWRDLRQAESLGAEVATVTAPSVTDAVVDFARRHNITKIVMGKPHRSRWQEIVSPPLVHRIIRQSGSIDVMVVSFAAPVSAPVKMAAKPRQPFNLAGYTGSLVLVAAVTLVCEMFRSVLVPTNMVMFYLLAVVLAAVRLGRRPAVATAFFGVLAFDFFFVPPRLTFAVADTQYLMTFVGLFVVGVVISSLVARSRERAEVIRTREVQTASLYYLSRDLAAAGDLAAIFEALVRNVESALDARMALFLPEGERLEIAAASQELAVDLKEQAVADWVFRNRQPAGRGTETLVSAGMIYLPLSTQAAILGVLGVRMENETDYRSTENRRLLDAFAMQTAMAIERVQLAKQAEQTQILQARENLERALLNSVSHDLRTPLVSITGVLASLRKEDCTLGEAARRDLLDTAWGEADRLNRFVGNLLDMTRLESGNVVLKQELCDIQDLVGCTLAALDQSVSSRAIAVKLPPDLPLVSMDMVLMTQVLVNILDNAVKYAPPASPIEIAARSDREWLTLEVTDQGPGVPEHDLKRIFDKFYRIPVPEGAGGTGLGLSICKGIVEAHGGRIRAENLSGGGFRIIVRLPLKT